A single window of Nasonia vitripennis strain AsymCx chromosome 4, Nvit_psr_1.1, whole genome shotgun sequence DNA harbors:
- the LOC100119871 gene encoding cell growth-regulating nucleolar protein, whose amino-acid sequence MVVFTCNNCGDSLQKPKVAKHYQFACRNPVFVTCVDCFKDFRGDEYVAHTKCITENQRYGGKDYVQKPSANKGELKQQAWLNVVQNVLANSTNLTVPERNLLNSISRHENIPRKKAKFFNFIKSMSGNKANMTIVDSVWEKMEKAFKEVTAGNNANTENNEKQNVSTEENQNNSNIIRENDTVDDKNDTNEGENKDSCKKKKKSKKRQHEDDKNENGEPAAKKQNDTNVTDAVEEETNAENGVSKFSWKNTILEIVTTKGEVSLKKLRKKVVAQYLASFPNGTTEKATSKFEKKLGKVSDIVINEDKVTLASS is encoded by the exons ATGGTAGTCTTTACTTGCAACAACTGCGGTGATTCGCTGCAGAAGCCAAAAGTTGCCAAGCATTATCAGTTTGCATGTCGTAATCCTGTATTTGTTACCTGTGTCGATTGTTTTAAGGATTTCCG tGGAGATGAGTATGTTGCACATACAAAATGTATCACAGAAAACCAAAGGTACGGTGGTAAGGACTACGTACAAAAGCCAAGTGCAAATAAGGGTGAATTAAAGCAACAGGCTTGGCTAAATGTAGTACAGAATGTACTAGCTAACTCCACAAATTTGACAGTGCCTGAAAGAAACCTTCTAAATTCCATATCAAGGCATGAAAACATTCCTAGGAAAAAGGCAAAAttcttcaattttattaaaagcatGTCTGGTAATAAAGCTAACATGACAATAGTCGACAGTGTTTgggaaaaaatggaaaaagctTTCAAAGAAGTTACAGCTGGAAATAATGCAAatacagaaaataatgaaaaac aaaatgtgaGTACAGAAGAAAATCAAAACAACTCAAATATCATTAGAGAAAATGATACAGTAGATGATAAAAATGACACAAATGAAGGTGAAAATAAAGACAGTtgcaaaaagaagaagaagtcaaAGAAGAGGCAGCACGAAGATGATAAAAACGAAAACGGTGAGCCCGCCGCCAAGAAACAAAATGACACTAACGTAACTGATGCAGTCGAGGAAGAGACGAACGCCGAGAATGGTGTTAGCAAATTCAGTTGGAAAAATACGATTTTAGAAATCGTAACCACTAAAGGTGAAGTCTCgctgaaaaaattaagaaaaaaagtggtagCTCAATATCTTGCAAGTTTCCCTAATGGTACGACTGAAAAAGCAACATCAAAATTCGAGAAGAAACTTGGAAAAGTTTCAGACATTGTGATTAATGAAGACAAAGTTACATTAGCATCGTCCTAA